The window AGGCTACCTGAGCACCACCAAGGGCCTCGAAGCAGGCACCGGATTCGGCTACGTGCCTTCCCCTGGCACCGGCGGCAGCTTCATCATGCTCGCAGACGCTTTCGGTCTGCCCAAAGGCGTGAAGAACAGAACCGAAGTGCTGAACTGGCTGCGTCTGCTCGGCTCCAAAGCTGGCCAGGATGCCTTCAACCCCCTCAAGGGTTCCATCTCTGCCCGCAATGATTCCGACCTCAGCAAGTACAGCAAGTACTCCCAGTCTGCTGCCAAGGACTTCCGCACCAACAAGATCGTCGGAAGCCTGGTGCACGGTGCTGCTGCGAACGAAACCTTCATGAGCAACTTCGCCACCGTCATGGAAATCTACCTCTCCACCAAGAGCGCCAGCAAGGCCGCCAACGCCGCCGAAGCCATCGCCACCCAGAGCAACCTGGGCAAGTAAGATTTCCACGCACAACCCCTAAAACTCCCGAGGGTCAGTTCACCGGAGGGTGAGCTGGCCCCTTTTTCATCGGGAGACCGAACGTCGTCTCTTCATCCTTCCTGAACTGGTGGGATTTTTTTGGCGTTCTGGTTGTGCGACAGAGTAGGAGCCGAAACATGGCGAATGCAAAACAACCCATCCTGAAAAACACACCCACCCCGAAAGCAGCCAGCAAGAAACCGCTGGATGCAGACCGGATTGTCGCAGCATTGCTGCTGATCCCGAGCATCATCCTGGTGGGTATTTTTGTGTACGGCTTCATCGGTCAGACCATGTACACCTCGCTGACCGACTGGGGACAGAACCCCGCGCAAGCCCTGGCCCTCAACCCTGAACTGAAGTACATCGGGTTCCAGAACTATGCTGACCTGTTCACCGGTCTGCTGGACTCCCGCTTCAGACAGGACCTGGTGTCCACCCTGTTCTTCACCCTCTTTTTCATCGTGGGCAGCCTCGGACTGGGCCTGGTGCTCGCCGTCATGCTGGACCAGAATCCCAAAGGGGAAAGTTTCTTCCGTACGCTCTTCCTGTTCCCGATGTCCCTGTCTTTCATCGTGACCGGAACCATCTGGCGCTGGCTCTTGCAACCCGAAGGGGGCTTCAACCAGCTGCTGGGCACCAAATTCCAGTGGCTGAACTCCCGTGAACAGGTCTTCCAGTTCAACTGGCAGGACATCCCCTTCTACACCGCCCTGGTGGTGAGCCTTGTCTTCTTCTGGATTGCTTTCCAGGCTTTCCAGAACAAGAAGACCAACCGCCTGATTGTGGCTGCGGCCTCTGGCCTGGTGCTGCTGTTGTGGGGCATCATCTTCGGACGCAACGCCGAATGGGTGTACCCCATCCCTGAAACCCACGGTTTCAACCTGGCCTTCATCGGGATCATCATTGCGGCCGTCTGGCAGATGGCCGGATACACCATGGCCCTGTACCTTGCAGGCATCCGTGGGGTTCCCGAAGACCTCCGTGAAGCTGCCCGTGTGGACGGTTGCACCGAGATCCAGATCTACCAGAAGGTCATCTTCCCCCTGCTGACCCCCATCACCCTCTCGGCCATCATCATTCTGGGCCACATCAGCCTGAAGATCTTTGACCTGGTGTTTGCCATGGCCGGAGCAGACAACGCAACAACCGACGTGCCTGCCCTCCTGATGTACCTCACCAGCTTCCGCAGCAACCAGTTCGCCAAAGGTGCCGCCATCTCCATGGTGCTCCTGGTGATGGTCGCCGCAGTGATCGTGCCCTACCTGTACACCTCTCTGAGAAAGGACCGCAGATGACCAAGGCTGCTCCTGCTGCTGCTCACGGCAGCTCCCACAAAACCCTGATTCCCTTGCCGGTGGTTTACGTGGTCCTCGGGATCATGACCCTGTTCTTCCTGATTCCCATGTACATGGTGGTCATCACCGCGTTCAAAGATCCCGCCAACATCAACCTCGCCACCGCCTGGGTTCCACCCACCTCTCCCAACTGGCAGGGGTTCGCGCAGGCCATGCAGATGTTCCTGCCCAAATTCCAGAACAGCCTGGTGCTGACCATCTCGGCCACCCTGCTTTCCGCCCTGCTGGGCTCACTGAACGGATACATCCTGTCCAAATGGAAATTCATTGGCAGTGACATCCTGTTCGCCCTGATGCTCTTCGGGATGTTCATTCCCTACCAGAGCACCCTGATCCCCATCTTCCAGACCCTCAAGGACCTGGGCCTTTACGGTTCCATCTGGGGCCTGGTCCTGGTGCATGTGATCTACGGCATTCCCATCACCACCCTGATCTTCAAGAATTACTACTCTGAAGTTCCAGACGAACTGATGGAAGCTGCCAAAATTGACGGTGCTGGATTCTTCCAGGCTTACCGCCACATCATCCTGCCCATCTCCATCCCCGGATTCGTGGTGGTGATCATCTGGCAGTTCACCCAGGTGTGGAACGAGTTCCTGTTCGCAGTGACCCTCACCAACCCCGATTCCCAGCCCATCACGGTGGCCCTGGCGCAACTCGCGGGTGGTGAAGCCGTGAAGTGGAACCTCCCCATGGCAGGAAGCCTGCTGGCTGCCCTCCCCACCCTGCTGGTGTACATCTTCCTCGGGAAGTACTTCATCCGTGGTCTGCTGGCAGGGTCTGTTAAAGGTTAAGTCAAGCTTCTTAAGCACTCCGGCGGTTTCGTCGGAGTGCTTTTTTCTTTAGGATGTCAGGATGGATGTTTCAAGACCCATTGTTGAATTTTATGGATCAGGAAATGAAGCCGAGCGTCTTTCCAGAGGCATTGGACCTCTGGAATTTCTGCGCACCTGCGAAATCCTGCAACAGGTTCTTCCAGAAGTTTCCATTTCCATCTGTGATGTGGGTGGGGCACATGGGGTGTATTCCTTCTGGCTTGCAGGTCTGGGCCATCAGGTGCATCTGCTGGATCTGTCCCCAGAGCTCATTGAGGCAGCACGCAGAACTGCACAGCAGGTGGATGTTCCCGCACTGGCCAGTGTTCAGGTTGGAGATGCCAGAAGCCTGCCTTACGATGACAGGACCATGGATCTGGTCATTTTGCAGGGGCCTCTGTACCATCTGCAGGACCATGAAGACCGCTTCAGGTGTCTCAGAGAGGCCTTTCGTGTTCTGAAGCCCGGAGGTGCCTTGCTCGCTTTTGGAATCACCCACACTGCCTCACTCATGGTGGGCCTGCAAAGAGGGTGGATCTGGAATGACGACCACTTCAAGATGGTGCAGGGTGAAGTGACCACTGGTGAGCACCTCCGTCCTGAAAGCTGGCCCAACCTGTTCATGGATGCTTACTTTCACCGCCCAGAGGGTATGAATGCAGAAGTGCAGACCTGTGGATTTCAGGTGTTGGGCACCCTGGGCATCGAGGGACCTGCCTGGATGGTCGACCGGTATGATGAACACTGGAAGGACGAGGTGCACCAGCAGCGCATTTTACAGGTGGCCCGTCTGGTCGAGAGAGACCCCATCCTGAGCCCTCACTTTGTCTGTGTTGCCCGCAAACCACAGGATTCCTGAACCCTGTGTGATCTAAGGACTCTTTCAAGAAAAGAGGATAGAATGTCAGTCGTGTACGTTAACCGTCGTGCGAACTTCGAGTATGAAATTCTGGAGCGTTATGAAGCCGGGATCGTCCTGACCGGTACGGAAGTCAAAAGCATCCGTGCAGGAGGGGTGGATTTCCGGGACGCTTTTGCCCGCCTGGAAGATGGCAACATTGAGCTGGAAGGGCTTTACATTCCCACTTACGACAAGGGCTCCTACAACAACCACGAGCCCCGCCGCAAACGCCGCCTGCTGCTGCACCGCTCTGAAATCCAGAAGCTGCGCAAGGCCCTGGTGCAAAAAGGCCTGACCCTCGTTCCGACCAAAATGTACTTCAAAGGCCAGTACGTCAAGGTGGAAGTGGCGGTTGCCAGGGGCAAGAAGCTGCACGATAAACGCCGTGCCGAGGCTGAAAAAACCATGAAACGGGAACTGCGCGAATTGTGAAACGTCTTGTTGTCCTGCTGCTTTTGCTTCTGAATTCTGCTTTTGCCCAGTACACCCTGCAGAGCACCAGGGTGGGCGACAGGACATTCCAGAGCATCAGCTATTACGGCATTGGCTTCATCCGTGCGGAATTCCTCAGTCCTTATTTTCTGGTGTCGGTGGACAGCAGGTCTGTGCGGGTCAGCTACGGTCCCAACAGTCTGACCTTACCCATCGAGAACAGTCCTGAGCGGGGCATTTACCAGTCATATTACGTGGAGGTCAACAACGAAGTCCGCACGGGATTTCCAGCCATTGTGGTCAATCGGGGCATCTTTGTTCCGGTGCAGGCGGTGGCAGAAGCACTGAAAATCAACCTTTCTGGCAACACAATGGTGATTCCCACGGCCAGACTGGGCAATGTGGCGTCAAAAACCGATGCAAAGTATGACCGTCTGGTGTTCGAACTGGACCAGAACGTGGTGATTGAAGACCAGTCCACCAGCAAAAACATCAAACTGGTGGTGCGCAATGCCTGGGGAAAAAGCACCACCTACACCACCACAGGCAAATACCTCCCCAAGGTCAAAGCAGAAGTCGTGGGCAAGGATCTGGTCTTCACGGCTCCGCTCCCCAAAGCTTCCGGGTACCAGTTTTTCTTCACTCCCCTGAGCGACAGGAAGGCCCGATTGGTGCTTGATGCTGGCTCTCAATTCACACCCAAACAAACCGTGCTGGAAGAACGCATCCTCAAACCTGTGATTGTGCTGGATGCTGGACATGGGGGGAATGACACTGGAGGCACCAAAGGGGTCACCGAAAAGGACCTGACCCTGGAAGTGGTGCGCAAAATGGGGCAGGCCCTCTCCAAAGCGGGTTGGACAGTGAAATACACCCGAACCAGCGATACGGCGGTCTCTCTGGCAAACCGCGCTGCGCTGGCCCGCAGCAGTGATGCTTTTGTCAGCATCCATCTTGGGTATGGCCTGGGTGCGTCCCAGAGTGGTGTGGTGCTGTCTTACCCCTCGGGAGATGAGCACCTGGAGTACATCCGGCAGGTGAGGGGAGAAACCCAGCCCAGTCTGGGAGTCAGTTCGAACGAGCAGATCAAGACGTTTGCCCAGACGGTGCAGAAGGAACTGTCCAGGGTCAAGGTGACAGCAAAATTGCGACCGACCAGAGACCTGTACCTGCTGTCAGAGGCACCCAAAGCCGCCATGATGGTGGAACTCGGTTTCCCTGAAAACCCCCAGGACCTGGTCCTTCTGAAAGACCCCACGCATCTGGATGCGCTGGCCCTTGCCCTGGCCCGGGGGATCACCGTGTACCTGACCCCCAAAGACCAGAAAACCGCCCAGACCCCCAAAAAGGACGCCAAGCCATGAACAAAGTGCTCACCCCTGTGAACATCATCTGTCTGCTGCTCCTGGCTGCAGCAGGGATTTTCTATTACGTTGTGACCCTGCCCCCGAAAGTGCCTGCATATGAACTGAACAATGGTCCTGCCACAGTGACCAAAAGTGTCAGGTTGTACTTCAACGATGCAGCACTTGAAAAATACCGCACAGAAGAGCGGGACCTCGAACTCTCGGTGGACAATGAGACCACGCTGGCCAACATGGCCATCAAGGCCCTGATGGATGGCCCGAAAGCCGAAGGAAGTGTCAGCAGCCTGCCCAGAACCGAGGATGCCCCAAGTGTCTTCACCCGTGAAGGCCACTATTATGTGAACCTTCCTGCATCCTGGCAGAAACTGAATTACGGGAGCACGGCAGAGTTGCTGCTGATCTGCACCATCACCCGCACCCTGCTGGATCTCAACCCCAACAACCTGGATGTGGCCTTCATGGTGGAAGGCAAAACCGTGGAGAGTCTGGCGGG is drawn from Deinococcus cellulosilyticus NBRC 106333 = KACC 11606 and contains these coding sequences:
- a CDS encoding carbohydrate ABC transporter permease, coding for MANAKQPILKNTPTPKAASKKPLDADRIVAALLLIPSIILVGIFVYGFIGQTMYTSLTDWGQNPAQALALNPELKYIGFQNYADLFTGLLDSRFRQDLVSTLFFTLFFIVGSLGLGLVLAVMLDQNPKGESFFRTLFLFPMSLSFIVTGTIWRWLLQPEGGFNQLLGTKFQWLNSREQVFQFNWQDIPFYTALVVSLVFFWIAFQAFQNKKTNRLIVAAASGLVLLLWGIIFGRNAEWVYPIPETHGFNLAFIGIIIAAVWQMAGYTMALYLAGIRGVPEDLREAARVDGCTEIQIYQKVIFPLLTPITLSAIIILGHISLKIFDLVFAMAGADNATTDVPALLMYLTSFRSNQFAKGAAISMVLLVMVAAVIVPYLYTSLRKDRR
- a CDS encoding carbohydrate ABC transporter permease; amino-acid sequence: MTKAAPAAAHGSSHKTLIPLPVVYVVLGIMTLFFLIPMYMVVITAFKDPANINLATAWVPPTSPNWQGFAQAMQMFLPKFQNSLVLTISATLLSALLGSLNGYILSKWKFIGSDILFALMLFGMFIPYQSTLIPIFQTLKDLGLYGSIWGLVLVHVIYGIPITTLIFKNYYSEVPDELMEAAKIDGAGFFQAYRHIILPISIPGFVVVIIWQFTQVWNEFLFAVTLTNPDSQPITVALAQLAGGEAVKWNLPMAGSLLAALPTLLVYIFLGKYFIRGLLAGSVKG
- a CDS encoding class I SAM-dependent methyltransferase, yielding MDVSRPIVEFYGSGNEAERLSRGIGPLEFLRTCEILQQVLPEVSISICDVGGAHGVYSFWLAGLGHQVHLLDLSPELIEAARRTAQQVDVPALASVQVGDARSLPYDDRTMDLVILQGPLYHLQDHEDRFRCLREAFRVLKPGGALLAFGITHTASLMVGLQRGWIWNDDHFKMVQGEVTTGEHLRPESWPNLFMDAYFHRPEGMNAEVQTCGFQVLGTLGIEGPAWMVDRYDEHWKDEVHQQRILQVARLVERDPILSPHFVCVARKPQDS
- the smpB gene encoding SsrA-binding protein SmpB, which translates into the protein MCDLRTLSRKEDRMSVVYVNRRANFEYEILERYEAGIVLTGTEVKSIRAGGVDFRDAFARLEDGNIELEGLYIPTYDKGSYNNHEPRRKRRLLLHRSEIQKLRKALVQKGLTLVPTKMYFKGQYVKVEVAVARGKKLHDKRRAEAEKTMKRELREL
- a CDS encoding N-acetylmuramoyl-L-alanine amidase produces the protein MKRLVVLLLLLLNSAFAQYTLQSTRVGDRTFQSISYYGIGFIRAEFLSPYFLVSVDSRSVRVSYGPNSLTLPIENSPERGIYQSYYVEVNNEVRTGFPAIVVNRGIFVPVQAVAEALKINLSGNTMVIPTARLGNVASKTDAKYDRLVFELDQNVVIEDQSTSKNIKLVVRNAWGKSTTYTTTGKYLPKVKAEVVGKDLVFTAPLPKASGYQFFFTPLSDRKARLVLDAGSQFTPKQTVLEERILKPVIVLDAGHGGNDTGGTKGVTEKDLTLEVVRKMGQALSKAGWTVKYTRTSDTAVSLANRAALARSSDAFVSIHLGYGLGASQSGVVLSYPSGDEHLEYIRQVRGETQPSLGVSSNEQIKTFAQTVQKELSRVKVTAKLRPTRDLYLLSEAPKAAMMVELGFPENPQDLVLLKDPTHLDALALALARGITVYLTPKDQKTAQTPKKDAKP
- a CDS encoding GerMN domain-containing protein, coding for MNKVLTPVNIICLLLLAAAGIFYYVVTLPPKVPAYELNNGPATVTKSVRLYFNDAALEKYRTEERDLELSVDNETTLANMAIKALMDGPKAEGSVSSLPRTEDAPSVFTREGHYYVNLPASWQKLNYGSTAELLLICTITRTLLDLNPNNLDVAFMVEGKTVESLAGHVDLRNAFNRESCP